The DNA sequence GAACATGAAACTTCCTTTGATTATTCAGAAGAAGAAATTGCATATCAGCATTTTATGGAGGGCGTTGGTTTTGAAAATGCATTACATAAAATAAACACTCTCTTGTCAGCACTTAGAAATGAATACAAAAAAGTATTTGTCGTCGGATTTAGTGTTGGTGCCACAATCGCTTGGTTATGTAGTGAGGACGAGTCTGCCGATGCTGTGGTGGGCTACTATGGTTCACGTATTAGGGACTATGTTTCCATAATACCCAAAACTCCAACAATGCTATTCTTTCCAGAACAGGAAAACTCCTTTAATGTCGATGAGTTAATTTCAACTTTGAATAAGAAGAATAGCAAGGTTTATAAATTTATCGGACAACATGGTTTCAGTGATCCGTACTGCTCAAAGTACAATGAGGTGTCAGCACAAAAAGCGCTTAAATTAATAATAGACTTCTTTCAAAGAATACAATATAAATGAAATTGACACAGAATTAATAAAAACTTTGAAATTTGGTCAATTTCTTTAATAAGTTATAGTTGGCATATGAAGAAGTCTAGTATAGTATCCCTTTTGTTACTATTATTGCATTCCCGCCTACCATAACTCTTGGATTCTCTTTATTAACTAATTTTGTAATGATAGTAGAAGGTCTGCCCATACTATACCCTTGAAGGAAAGTGTACTCTTTATTAAAATTCCATAATACATGGTTGCTAAAAAGATAATAAGTTAAGGCCCCATTTGAAGTACCTGTTGCTGCTTCCTCATCAATCCCATAGAGTGGACAAAAATTTCTACTCTCTGCTATACCTTCTTTTGTATCGAGAGTAAATGCATGGACTCCCCCTACATTATTGCTCTTTGAAAATTCAGCAAGTGCTTTAAAATCTGGATTAAGAGCATACAAAGCATCCTTTGTTTTAATTGGAAGCATTATATCCCAAAGACCAGTGCTTGCAGCTTGAGGTACTAAATTGTAATTTTCACTCTCAATTTGGCTTTTATCGATATTAAATAGGTCGGACAAACATTCGAAATCATCAAATACTTTACCTAACTTAGGTTCAGCTTGCTCCATCATTATAATTGATTGGTCCAATGTTACTGATAGTGTACCAGCGAGTGTTTTTATATAATATGTATTGTTATTTTCAACATCGCGACTGTCCAATAAAGCTTTAAAGGATGCAATGGTCGCATGTCCACAAAGTTCAACCTGAGAAGTAGGTGTGAAAAACTTTATCTCAAACATTTTATTGTTAAATTTTTTTATAAATGCGGTTTCCGAAAAGCGAACTTCTGCAGCAAATTTCTGCATAAACTTTTCATCTAAATCATCGTGGATCACTACACCAGCAGGATTACCACCAAACTTTGTATCTGTAAAAGCATCAATTACATAATATAACAATTCTAATTCTCCCCTATTAAGTTTTTAAAAATTGTATGTTTGCCTACGTAAAAGCATTTCAGTCTTCCAGCTTCTTAGCTATCGGTTACTCTTAGTTGATTTGTGCTTTTTCAGTGCCTTCGTTATTACAACTTTTTGGCTGAGAATGAAATCACATATAATAGATGATTACTATTATTACATCAATCAGCTCTTTAGTTTAAGTTCTCTACTACCAGATATGGTTGTACTGCTTACAAAATGTTAATTAGTGTCCTTCAGATAAATACGTTGTTATTGAAATACTTGAAGGCGTTAGAATGAAGTATTTCATTGTGAAAACTATATATTTCTTTAGTTATTCATACACCTATCCTCCTTAGTTATATTTATCGAAGTCAATACCTAGTATTCCACCCACAATTATCAGTAAGACAACCCCCATGGATGTATTTCGCTTTGGTAACTCTAATGTTACGGTAGACTTTGATATTTAACAAAATAAGCGGTACAAAATAAAATGCTGTGACTATGAGACTAATGATAAACATAAGAAAAAACAATAGGTACACGTTGAGAACGATTTTTGTCAGGATATACCCAAACACAATATTTGCAACTAGTCCAATAATCACAGTTTTAGTTTTCTTCAAAATAATCCTCCTACTTCAATCGTAGTGACCTTTTTTTGAGATGACTGATTTACAATAAGTGTTTCTTTGTTCATCTCCCATGACAAAAATGTTAGCCTCTATACCATTTATTCCTAACATTTGATAAATACATGACCCGCATTCTCTAAGACTACTTTTGCTTTTTCTACGGAATGCAGCTTTATCAACAAATAGTCAGTATTAAAAGTGGAAATAGCAAAAATACTTATATTATTTTCCGCTAACGGCGTAGCTAAAGAAGACAATACTCCTGTTAAACTAAAATCCAAAGGTCCCTCTATTTTGATACATTTCCAATCAGGTTCCATCTCGATAAGATTATCATCAGGAACATTGACAGTAGGACAAACTATAGAAAGTTCTTCGTTAGTATGTGTAATAGAAACGAATTCCCCTTTGCCTGCCCATGATGGTACATCATCTGTTGTTGATAATTTTATAACAGAATATAATTCGTCCAATATGACTAGATTCATATCTTAATCACCCCATAGTTAAAGTTATACTTTCTTAGACAGATATCTTTATTGTACAGGAAGTTAGCAAATGCAATAAAACTACTGTTGTTCAATGATTGATTTTGATACTTTATATAAATCATCCCTTGAAATACCTTCGCTACTGTTGAATATTCAGTCACACTGTTGATTTGATTTGTTGTAGTGTGTGAATTTGCATTCATACCGGTTGGCAAATCATTTTTATTTGGTAGTAAAACATTTCTGTTTGTTGTAATAATTCCCTCTTCTTCATTTTTATTAGGCTGCTCCTCGTCACTCACTTCTCCTTTATTATTTACACTTCTAGAATAGTGCGTCACATCGGTTGACCCATGCATGGTATTTCCACGTACGTAGTAATCGAGATCACGGTAAATTTTTTGAAGTTCGTGAACTAGTCGTTTTCTTTCTTCTTCATTATCCATTTTTAATTCTAGTTCAAGTAAGATATCATAAATATCTTCAAAGTCTTTCTTTAAATGGGGGTTTTCAGTCACTGCTATTACTTCTAATATATCTGGTATTCTATATTCCATAGACGCTTTAAAATTTTCAAGGTTAAAATTATCATGGTCCCAACCATACATGACATACCCATTCATAGTAGAATGACCAAACAAAATCTCATAATTAATTAATTGTTCGATGTCGTCACTTTCTTTTTTTTCACTCTCTGCCTTATTATCAGGTTTCGTCTCTTCCCCAATAGTTGAAACATTTTCATCTTCCTCTACTGGTGGAGAGGATGTACCATCATTATTTGTTAGAAAATTAATGGTTATCATGATAAAGAGTAACGGAACAACTACACTTAATGCGTACATAGACCTACTAAAGATGGTCCGCTTTCTCTCCGTTTTTTTAATTATTGCTTCTATATTTTTTCCTACTAACTTGTTTCTAGATTCTTCCCATACAATATTGTCGTTCAATCTCTTTAATTGTTTATCAAGTTCGCTATCGCCACTAAACTGATTGCTCACAGAAATACCCTCCTTTTTGAATCTCCTTCTCCAAAGACAATAGGGCTCTTGGTAACGTAGACTTTACCTTGCTTTCAGTCCAATTTAATACTTCCGATGTCTCTCTTATAGAAAATCCTTTTATTTTTCTTAAAATAATTACATCCCTATGAGATTTTTTTAGCTTATTAATAGCTGTTACTAAATAATCGGACTCCTCTTTTACCTGCAATGTCTCTTCCGGTAGTGGACTTGTAACACTTTTCCGTTTCAAAAGTTCTTTTATTACGTTTATCGTTTTTTTCTTCCTTAAATAATCAAAGGTTATATTACGAGCAATACTAAATAACCATGTCTTCGGATTGGATCTCCCTTCAAAAGAATCATAGTTTTTATATGCCCTAACAAACGTTTCTTGCGTTAAATCCTCTGCTTGTTGGTAGTCATTTATTAAAAGGTAAATGTATTTAAATATATCAATGCTATAGCATGAATACCATTCTGC is a window from the Bacillus alkalicellulosilyticus genome containing:
- a CDS encoding dienelactone hydrolase family protein, giving the protein MIKLTHSKNDFVIIVIHEIYGINQHMKYICEFLSDQRFDVICPNLYEHETSFDYSEEEIAYQHFMEGVGFENALHKINTLLSALRNEYKKVFVVGFSVGATIAWLCSEDESADAVVGYYGSRIRDYVSIIPKTPTMLFFPEQENSFNVDELISTLNKKNSKVYKFIGQHGFSDPYCSKYNEVSAQKALKLIIDFFQRIQYK
- a CDS encoding PhzF family phenazine biosynthesis protein codes for the protein MLYYVIDAFTDTKFGGNPAGVVIHDDLDEKFMQKFAAEVRFSETAFIKKFNNKMFEIKFFTPTSQVELCGHATIASFKALLDSRDVENNNTYYIKTLAGTLSVTLDQSIIMMEQAEPKLGKVFDDFECLSDLFNIDKSQIESENYNLVPQAASTGLWDIMLPIKTKDALYALNPDFKALAEFSKSNNVGGVHAFTLDTKEGIAESRNFCPLYGIDEEAATGTSNGALTYYLFSNHVLWNFNKEYTFLQGYSMGRPSTIITKLVNKENPRVMVGGNAIIVTKGILY
- a CDS encoding ACT domain-containing protein codes for the protein MNLVILDELYSVIKLSTTDDVPSWAGKGEFVSITHTNEELSIVCPTVNVPDDNLIEMEPDWKCIKIEGPLDFSLTGVLSSLATPLAENNISIFAISTFNTDYLLIKLHSVEKAKVVLENAGHVFIKC
- a CDS encoding RNA polymerase sigma factor; protein product: MSCTGEEVAEWYSCYSIDIFKYIYLLINDYQQAEDLTQETFVRAYKNYDSFEGRSNPKTWLFSIARNITFDYLRKKKTINVIKELLKRKSVTSPLPEETLQVKEESDYLVTAINKLKKSHRDVIILRKIKGFSIRETSEVLNWTESKVKSTLPRALLSLEKEIQKGGYFCEQSV